In the genome of Arthrobacter alpinus, the window TTGGCGGCCTGCAGGATCAAAGGCAAGGATGAATAAGCCGTCCGCCCATTTCTGGCCGTCGGCGCTGATCCATTCCGGGTGGTTGGCCCGGGCGTAACGAAGCACCTCTTCGTTGAAGTTGTCGCTGGATGAGCCGTTGCGGGTGAAAACAACAACCTTGGTGGGGCTGTGGAAGCTGATCTTCTCCAGTGCGGGGAGCAACTGGGGTTGATACAACACCCCCGCGGTGTCCTCGACAATGATGTCCGTTGGTGGAGCGGCCATGGCTGAGGGCGCGATCCCCAAGATGGCCATGAGCGTCAGTGCAAGAATCCCCAGAATCTTCTTCATGGGTACAGCCCACCATTTTCTTTGGGGTGGGTGCAAGCTTGGATGTCGGACCCTCCTGTCAACTGGACGCCACCAGGTTCGAAGCTGGCCGCAGGCGAACCCTGAAAAAATCAGTCAAACGGCGGCGGGCCAACAATAACGATCCCGCCATTGTTCTTCCCGGACTCCATGATTTGATCGAAATCAACCACCCCGCTGCCCTCGCCGCCCATGGGTACGCTGGCGCCCATGTAGAAACCCTGGGCGTTGCCGGGCGTCTGGAAGCACAGCACGCTGGTGTCCTCGGCCGTGACCTTGAACGCGTGGGGTTGGCCGCGCAGCGCCATGACCAAGCCGCCTGCGCCGACCCGCTGTTCAACGCCGTCGAGGTTCATGAGGATCTCCCCGGAGAGGATGTACAGGGCCTCGTCCGTGTCCGGGTGGATGTGCATGGGCGTCACCTTGCCGGACTCCATTTCATCCCGGTAGATCAGCGAAGCGCCGTCGGTGTCCTCGGTCTTGGCCAGCCAGGTGTGGACACCGCCACCGTAGAACCACCGCTGCTCACCTTCCACTGCCTGGCGGATGAATGACTTGGCCTGCTTCTTCGTGTCCATGGGACTCGCCTCTTTATTGGGCTAATGAGTTTATGGGACTGATGTCTCATAACAAGACTGCGGTATCATAAGCTTCATGTCAACCCCTTATTTGGAACTCGGACGCAGCGGCCAGAAGCGGCGCACACTCAACGCCCTTGTGGAGGCTGCGCGTGTGATGGTCGCCGCCGGAAAGTCGCCAACTGTCGATGAGGCTGCCGCTGCGGCCGGGGTGGCAAGGAGTACGGCCTACCGTTATTTCCCGGGGCAGCGTGAACTGTTGGCTGCAGCCCATCCGGAGACGGCGCTGGAGTCCATGCTGCCTGAAAACCCGGGACAGGATCCTGCAGAGCGGCTCGACGCCGTCGTACGCCGATTCACGGGCATGATCGTTGAAACCGAGGACCAGCAACGGACCATGCTCAGGTTGTCGCTCGATCCGGTGGAATCCCGCGGAGGCCTTCCGCTGCGCCAAGGCCGGGCCATTCCCTGGATCACCGAGGCGCTGGAGCCGCTGCGGGGCAGGCTGTCCGACGCCGAAATTCACCGCTTGGTCTTGGCCGTCCGTAGCGCCACCGGCATCGAAGCCCTCGTCTGGCTGGTGGACATTGGCGGGTTGTCGCGTGAGGAAGCCTCGGCGTCAATGCGCTGGAGCGCCCAAGGCTTGCTTCGTCAGGCGCTGGAAATCGGGCCGCCAAGCTACTGAAGCCACCCCGATGAATGTTGGGGCAGGTGGTTCCCTCTAGGAGGGCTACTTCTTTGTTTCGTCGTTCGGGTGCTCTTCGTGAAGCTTGGCCTCGCGGGCATCGAGCTCCGCCTTGAGCTTGCGGAGCCGTTCAGCTTCAA includes:
- a CDS encoding cupin domain-containing protein, with amino-acid sequence MDTKKQAKSFIRQAVEGEQRWFYGGGVHTWLAKTEDTDGASLIYRDEMESGKVTPMHIHPDTDEALYILSGEILMNLDGVEQRVGAGGLVMALRGQPHAFKVTAEDTSVLCFQTPGNAQGFYMGASVPMGGEGSGVVDFDQIMESGKNNGGIVIVGPPPFD
- a CDS encoding TetR/AcrR family transcriptional regulator, yielding MSTPYLELGRSGQKRRTLNALVEAARVMVAAGKSPTVDEAAAAAGVARSTAYRYFPGQRELLAAAHPETALESMLPENPGQDPAERLDAVVRRFTGMIVETEDQQRTMLRLSLDPVESRGGLPLRQGRAIPWITEALEPLRGRLSDAEIHRLVLAVRSATGIEALVWLVDIGGLSREEASASMRWSAQGLLRQALEIGPPSY